Genomic segment of Peribacillus frigoritolerans:
TACGAAAAGTATTTAAGAAACATTTAAATGGAGCCATCGATACTCATGCCAAGATTTTCAACTACCTTTATGAAAGAAACCTCTATCCTGCTTACGACTTGAACCAATTGCTGCAAAATGACGTCGATGTTGCCAATAAGGCTCTTTCCCAACCATTCTAAATGCAAAAAAAGGCAAGCATACCGATTGCTTGCCTTTTTGTCGCGTTCCGATTCCGTTTTTCATTATAATGTTATAATATATAAGAATTGGTTTTAATTAGGTTAATATTATTCAAGAGGTGAAAATCATGAAAAAGATCTATTTATCCATCATCCTTTCCCTGCTCTCATTTTCTTTAGTTGCCTGTAAGGCTGATGATCCAAAATCCGAGAATAACCTTTCAGTTCCTGAGCTGACAGCAAGGGAGAAAGCCATCCTCGAGAATTCAAGTGAACATTCCTTTCTTATCGATTTCAGTGTTGATGATACATACAAGGAGATGTCAGTCTGGGTCGAAAAATATGAATTTGGAAAACTTGTCGAATCTGAAATGGGACGCATGACAACTGCCATCAAAGATAATGGGACGATTATCTTCACCACATCCAAAACGGATGCTGACCAAAAACGATCGATGTTCAACGTCAGCATTCAAAACGATGATGGTACGGATACAGTTACTTATCCTGAAACCATTGATGAAATGGATTCCAGCGTATGGGGCAGTGCTGGCAAACTCAAAATAAACAGCACAGACAAGCTTGCATTGGCGAGTATATGCTACTCAAGCGGAAATGAAGGCATACGTTCACTTTCCACTGATTTTTATGGTAATAGTGAAGACCATATGGACGAGTTGAAGGAATACGATGTTGTCTATCTACTAAGAAGTGAATTCACTAAATGAGCTGACAAATGCAGGGGCAGGTTTGTTTTAGCACGATACTATTGCAAAAGTGGATCGTTAAAATCTATGAATTTGAGAAAATAAATGAGGCATTTGAAGAATCAAAAAAAGGTTTGTCATCTAATGGGTGAAGGTGAAAAAGCCTATTAGATGACTGATTTTGCTCATTCGATAGATGAGTAAGTCCAAGTTATAAGATAGAAGTAAATTTTTCTACATTTTAAAAAGGGGTTGAAGGAAGAGGAATTTGGGTGTAATCTTTAAAAATAATAAAACGGAAAGAAGATTATTAATTTGAAGAAAATCATACTCCTCTTTGCAGCAGTAGTCATTGCGAGCTCTCTCGGACATCAAATAACCGGCGGATATATGGACCCTCGTAAATCCCGCCCTCGGTATATACATTTGAAATAAGGAATCCGCTTTTGCGCTTGATTCCTTATCATTTCGGAAGTAAATAAATATTAATATTTTAAGAAACGATCATGGAATTTAAATTTGTCCAAATATTTTCTCAATTGGACTTATATTAAATCCCCTTATTTCGCTCCAAACAGATCACCCTCACTTGATATACAACCATCTTACCCATTTTTTAATATACACGTTATAGCCCTTTTTCAGTTCTATCTCGATTGGTTTTTTCACTTTTTCGTCGATTTCCCATTGAATCGTTTGCAAATTTTCGGACTTAGAGCTCATCGATATCCGGTTTTTCAAATATCGCTTTGGTGACACTTCATTGTTGTGTCATCCTCACATTCTGGTTTCAAGGGAAAACAGTCCTGATTTTTTAAGTCAGGCGGGATACAAATCCGATTATTCAATAAGTTATTTACTGATCCTACTTGAAAATGAATTTCACGTCCAACCTCGGCAAATGTGTGATCATTTTCAATCAGAGTTTTTTCCATGGTCAATGGCAGGGTTGTGTAGTCATTATTAAAGTTCCCATTATTATGAGACCCGCGTATGCCAATGCCAGCTTGGATAAAGTTATTTTCGGATTTTTCGACATGGTGAATCTTGTTTCTTTGTAGTTTCGTGAACTTGTTGGAACTAAGAAACACGATCCCGTTGTTGAAACTGTTTTCAATGGTATTGTCTTCAATGGTCGCATTTTTTGTCACGTGGATGCTGATGCCTCCATGTGACTCTACAGCGGCTTGGATATCGCTTACGTAATTATCCTTAATCACTACCGAGTCCAAGAACCCCATCTCCATTTTGGTCAGGTCCGTAAATTGTGCTCCGGTAACGGCTATGCCTCGTTCTGTAATCGTGTCATTTTTTTCTATGCCATAAACATCATAATCACCCTTGGTTCCCACTCCATGGCTGTTAATTCGATTCCCTGAAATCGTAATGTTTTGAGGCGGGTAAGCGGACATCTTGCCGTTATCATACTCCATTCCTCCAACGACAATGGGGAAACGTGTATTTAAGATGACATTGTTCGTGAAGGATACGTTTTGTCCCGAATGTGTGTCGATTCCCTCCCATGTCGGGTTGTTGGCGACCACGTTCTGATCGACCACAATGGTATCGCTTGGCGGGAACTTCGCTTGCGCTTTGGCATCATCTGTTGTATTGACTTTCCTATGGCTAAAGGCCACCCCATAGCTTTGCTGAACGCTTCCAACGGTTGCTCCTGGCCAAAGATCACTAACGGTCGCATGCTTTATGGTCACGTTATTCGCTGAGACGCCGCCAATGCCCGCATATCCAATATCCGTGATACTCATGCTTTTTTTAGAAATGGGATCGGATCCTTTGATGGTTACTCCATCCACATGCTCTAAATAGATGCCATACCCTTCATATCCCGTAATATGAACATCCTCAATCGTGATATTTTTCAGCCGTTTCGCGTCACCATCTTTATCATTTATCGGGTAATCACCCACTAAATCATCCGTTGATTTCGTTTGATCAATAGCGGTAATCTGGATGCCTCTATGTCTTGATGAATAATACTTCCTTGGTTCTCCTGTTACGGCATCTTCTGTTTTTCTTTTCCCATCCAAAATAAGATTTTTTA
This window contains:
- a CDS encoding right-handed parallel beta-helix repeat-containing protein; protein product: MKVCRSTVIFILFAAVFFPLPSMTAAANPDCEPTTGTTIQLFDHNNTLMETSTLAPNSTTSSVRAAFNHAVLSVSKFPKDGETGKRGTVLLSKGNFTASAFIVMKSGVSLEGTVENGKTVTTICTESRSDPVTIKIMESHMGIKNLILDGKRKTEDAVTGEPRKYYSSRHRGIQITAIDQTKSTDDLVGDYPINDKDGDAKRLKNITIEDVHITGYEGYGIYLEHVDGVTIKGSDPISKKSMSITDIGYAGIGGVSANNVTIKHATVSDLWPGATVGSVQQSYGVAFSHRKVNTTDDAKAQAKFPPSDTIVVDQNVVANNPTWEGIDTHSGQNVSFTNNVILNTRFPIVVGGMEYDNGKMSAYPPQNITISGNRINSHGVGTKGDYDVYGIEKNDTITERGIAVTGAQFTDLTKMEMGFLDSVVIKDNYVSDIQAAVESHGGISIHVTKNATIEDNTIENSFNNGIVFLSSNKFTKLQRNKIHHVEKSENNFIQAGIGIRGSHNNGNFNNDYTTLPLTMEKTLIENDHTFAEVGREIHFQVGSVNNLLNNRICIPPDLKNQDCFPLKPECEDDTTMKCHQSDI